Proteins encoded together in one Anoxybacillus flavithermus window:
- a CDS encoding VWA domain-containing protein: MKIKIKMKKIISIVLVLLILFSNSPLSLAMGKDSFDENTKESNSIVTTNTQEIKKGSLDEKKSESNSLDEFIQLEKSLSGNKKITIEGLRKDFSELEGEIQLEVKELNPNNGKDKEQIEIIETEMEKFIPEKSDSIKINWHHYDISILLDGEEIEPVNKLRVSFSGFDTTDLDDATKEVKVLHLNELTNEVEDKEIEIGENGVIEAEFDSFSPVTVVKVIADHPSTLKATDFVNDVKHYIEYAPGSLGKAVIDSSQILNPGRTSDAFGNIVLEHGQVITKKTATPVKGKVNTWDITVRVEGRDNIPDTTDVVLVLDNSYSMYKNKLADGRTRFQAAQEAAKKFVDIALNENPNLRIAIVVYNGEVTIISGDIKQPFSQDKQALYSNIDAIKKPPSFDPEKKGGTFTQAAIKQAGEILKGSSADNKHMVLMTDGLPTFSYDLDSSSWDEKIEQTELYYQPGGPFNIIKDLYKKTKYYRLPEDESKIQFNYNNRVGLGTENMSSAAYKTLKVNKNIQNVYWYTYGEYKTGTKDPNNIDLTVQAHRYHVDGENFAREYRYSHQKSTVLEAKRLREDPNIGLDTLYAVGVGFETYTGQALEIAVRTLSEIADSGKFYDVRNEERLTDTFKEIAKTISIKSAMRDFKIVDIMGKGFTVTDESKIKVSEGKISFDRNSETINWDIGTVTKSVAAKSDVRYAELTYRIEINDDILTLPGAKTNQHEKFITNAVTDLTYTDIKDEKKTVSIDSPKVDPVLLKVKKVLLDINGKLLNEDITFTINVTNDLKTYDESHVLSPNEDYKWRTTLRDEGTYSVDEIATPEKNYITTIKIDGEETSKFLVNHEGDIPRGDVNIEVINQELGGYELPTTGGSGNTIFRLTGLLVLAIALIIPYRKRQFRMRKVNKFFLFGTICILAGLVLFSKNLWEDYQVGKETEIIKERLEEKKVTKIEKPIDDRPDYVKNPYMEMPKTTIDGNDYIGYVIIPSLELELPVLSSWSYPKLKIAPARYEGSVYLNNMILLAHNYKAHFGKLHRLNIGDIIQFKDMNDNLFDFTVEKKEELDEIQVEEMVSGDWDLTLFTCTLSGEARTTIRCKRIEK; encoded by the coding sequence ATGAAAATTAAAATTAAAATGAAAAAAATTATATCGATAGTTTTAGTGTTGCTAATATTATTTTCAAATTCCCCTCTTTCTCTAGCTATGGGTAAAGATTCTTTTGATGAGAATACAAAAGAAAGTAATTCAATTGTTACAACAAACACACAAGAAATAAAAAAAGGCTCATTAGACGAAAAAAAGAGTGAGAGTAATTCACTAGATGAATTTATTCAGCTTGAAAAGAGTTTATCAGGTAATAAGAAAATTACTATTGAGGGGTTGAGAAAAGACTTTTCAGAATTAGAAGGTGAAATACAGCTTGAGGTAAAAGAACTTAATCCAAACAATGGGAAAGATAAAGAGCAAATTGAAATTATCGAGACAGAGATGGAAAAATTTATTCCTGAAAAAAGTGATTCCATTAAGATCAATTGGCATCATTATGATATAAGCATCTTGTTAGATGGGGAGGAAATTGAACCTGTTAATAAGTTAAGGGTGTCCTTCTCAGGTTTTGATACTACTGATCTTGATGATGCTACAAAGGAAGTAAAGGTTCTTCATCTGAATGAATTAACAAATGAGGTAGAAGATAAGGAAATTGAAATTGGGGAAAACGGAGTTATAGAAGCTGAATTTGATAGCTTCTCTCCTGTGACAGTTGTTAAAGTAATAGCAGATCATCCCTCTACTCTTAAGGCAACAGACTTTGTTAATGATGTTAAGCACTATATAGAATATGCTCCCGGTTCTCTTGGAAAAGCAGTAATAGACTCTTCTCAAATACTGAATCCAGGTCGTACTTCCGATGCCTTTGGTAATATAGTTCTTGAACATGGCCAAGTTATAACAAAGAAAACAGCAACACCTGTTAAGGGAAAGGTTAATACTTGGGATATTACTGTTCGTGTAGAAGGTAGGGACAACATACCTGATACTACAGATGTTGTTCTAGTTCTTGATAATTCATATAGTATGTATAAAAACAAACTAGCTGATGGACGAACTCGTTTTCAAGCGGCACAAGAGGCTGCTAAGAAATTTGTTGATATAGCACTGAATGAAAATCCTAACTTAAGAATTGCTATAGTAGTTTATAATGGTGAGGTAACGATAATCTCTGGGGATATTAAACAACCATTTTCACAAGACAAACAAGCACTATATTCAAATATTGATGCGATTAAAAAACCGCCTTCATTTGACCCAGAGAAGAAAGGGGGAACTTTTACTCAAGCAGCTATTAAACAGGCTGGTGAAATTTTAAAAGGTTCTTCAGCAGATAATAAGCACATGGTGCTTATGACTGATGGTTTACCGACTTTTAGTTATGACTTAGATTCTTCATCTTGGGATGAGAAAATAGAACAAACAGAATTATATTACCAGCCAGGTGGTCCTTTTAATATAATAAAGGATCTTTATAAAAAGACTAAATACTACAGACTACCTGAAGATGAAAGTAAGATTCAATTTAATTACAATAATAGGGTAGGTTTGGGAACTGAAAATATGTCGTCAGCAGCATATAAGACTCTGAAAGTTAATAAGAATATACAAAATGTTTACTGGTATACCTATGGAGAATATAAAACAGGTACTAAAGATCCGAATAATATAGACCTAACTGTACAAGCTCATCGTTATCATGTGGACGGTGAGAACTTTGCAAGAGAATACAGATATTCACATCAAAAATCAACTGTTTTAGAAGCTAAAAGATTAAGAGAAGACCCAAACATAGGTTTGGATACTTTGTATGCTGTAGGTGTTGGCTTTGAAACCTATACTGGACAAGCATTGGAAATTGCTGTTAGAACGCTAAGCGAAATTGCTGATTCTGGAAAGTTTTATGATGTTAGAAATGAGGAGCGATTGACAGATACCTTTAAAGAAATAGCAAAAACTATTAGTATCAAAAGTGCTATGCGTGACTTCAAAATCGTTGACATCATGGGTAAAGGCTTTACGGTAACAGATGAGTCAAAAATAAAAGTAAGTGAAGGGAAAATAAGTTTTGATCGAAATTCAGAAACAATAAATTGGGATATAGGAACTGTAACTAAGAGTGTGGCTGCAAAAAGTGACGTAAGATATGCAGAATTAACTTATAGAATTGAAATCAACGATGATATTCTAACTCTACCAGGTGCAAAGACTAATCAACACGAGAAGTTTATTACCAATGCCGTAACTGATTTGACTTATACAGATATTAAGGATGAGAAGAAGACCGTATCAATTGATTCTCCAAAGGTAGATCCAGTTCTTTTGAAGGTTAAAAAGGTCTTATTAGATATTAATGGAAAATTATTAAATGAAGATATAACATTTACAATTAATGTTACTAATGATTTGAAGACCTACGATGAAAGCCATGTATTAAGTCCAAATGAAGATTATAAGTGGCGTACTACTCTGAGAGATGAGGGAACCTACTCGGTTGATGAAATAGCTACTCCAGAAAAAAACTATATTACGACTATTAAGATTGATGGAGAAGAAACTAGTAAGTTCTTGGTAAATCATGAAGGTGATATTCCGAGAGGAGATGTTAATATTGAGGTTATAAATCAGGAATTAGGAGGCTATGAACTGCCAACAACTGGTGGATCAGGAAATACTATATTCAGATTAACTGGGCTTTTAGTGTTAGCCATTGCCTTAATCATCCCTTATAGAAAGAGACAATTTAGAATGCGAAAGGTAAATAAGTTTTTCTTATTTGGTACTATCTGTATTTTAGCAGGACTTGTACTTTTTTCTAAAAACTTATGGGAAGATTATCAGGTTGGAAAAGAAACCGAGATTATCAAAGAAAGGCTTGAAGAAAAGAAGGTCACAAAAATTGAAAAACCAATTGATGATAGACCTGATTATGTTAAAAACCCGTATATGGAAATGCCAAAAACAACGATTGATGGCAATGACTATATCGGATATGTAATTATACCGAGCTTAGAGCTGGAACTTCCGGTTCTGAGCTCTTGGTCTTATCCTAAGCTTAAGATCGCCCCGGCAAGATATGAGGGATCGGTATACCTAAATAATATGATCCTGTTAGCACATAACTATAAAGCCCATTTTGGCAAGCTTCATCGATTAAATATTGGAGATATCATTCAATTTAAAGATATGAATGACAATCTTTTCGATTTTACTGTAGAAAAGAAAGAAGAGTTAGATGAAATACAAGTTGAAGAGATGGTCTCTGGAGATTGGGACTTAACATTATTCACTTGCACTCTAAGTGGTGAAGCAAGAACAACTATACGATGTAAAAGAATTGAAAAATAG
- a CDS encoding IS256 family transposase, producing the protein MSKSIPNVDWANQLESVIRQFVKEKLELIMREEIKHFLEIEQADTSNMRNGYYQRNLDTQYGRIEGLLVPRDRNGEFQTQLFAPYQRHTGWLEEAVIKMYQSGMSTREIGKFIERILGNAYSPTTISRITDVVKEDIEKWHNRPLHQRYSVLYLDGLYVKLRRETVEKEVIYVVLGVNEEGYREILDFFVGGQESAYVWQEILQHLYQRGVKEVLLGVFDGLPGLEEAFKAVYPKADVQRCVVHKVRNTLSRVRKKDQFEVAEDLKLIYRAPNKEMALQMFQQFESKWSSKYPREVQSWANELDVLLTFMDYPSSIRSVIYTTNAIERTIKEIRKRLKPMNSLNSLEAAEKIVYLTIQDFNEKWAGRKLRGFAEAHEALQRMFEERYN; encoded by the coding sequence ATGTCTAAAAGTATACCGAATGTAGACTGGGCAAATCAACTGGAAAGTGTCATTCGTCAGTTTGTAAAGGAAAAATTAGAACTGATCATGCGGGAAGAAATCAAACATTTCCTCGAAATCGAACAGGCGGACACATCCAATATGAGAAACGGCTACTATCAACGAAATCTAGATACGCAATATGGCCGAATTGAAGGCCTTTTGGTCCCAAGGGATCGAAATGGGGAATTTCAAACGCAGCTGTTTGCCCCTTACCAACGTCATACTGGTTGGCTCGAGGAAGCCGTCATCAAAATGTATCAAAGTGGCATGAGTACGAGGGAAATTGGCAAGTTTATCGAACGAATTTTAGGAAATGCCTATTCTCCAACGACAATCAGTCGTATTACCGATGTCGTGAAGGAAGACATCGAGAAATGGCACAATCGTCCTCTACATCAGCGTTATTCGGTTTTATATTTGGATGGTTTATACGTAAAACTTCGTCGCGAAACCGTGGAGAAAGAAGTCATTTATGTGGTGTTAGGGGTGAACGAAGAAGGATATCGCGAAATTCTTGATTTCTTTGTGGGAGGACAAGAAAGCGCCTATGTATGGCAGGAAATCCTTCAACACCTCTATCAAAGAGGCGTCAAGGAAGTGCTTCTGGGCGTATTCGATGGACTACCGGGGTTGGAGGAAGCCTTTAAGGCGGTTTATCCGAAAGCCGATGTGCAGCGTTGTGTCGTTCACAAAGTCCGTAACACCCTCAGCCGTGTTCGGAAAAAAGATCAATTTGAAGTGGCAGAGGATCTCAAACTGATTTATCGCGCGCCGAATAAGGAGATGGCGTTACAAATGTTTCAACAGTTTGAGTCGAAATGGTCCAGCAAGTATCCGAGAGAAGTTCAATCTTGGGCCAATGAGTTGGATGTCCTCCTTACATTTATGGATTATCCAAGCAGTATTCGAAGTGTGATTTATACGACGAATGCCATTGAACGAACGATCAAGGAAATTCGGAAACGCCTAAAACCGATGAACAGTTTGAATAGTTTAGAAGCCGCTGAAAAAATCGTGTATTTGACCATTCAAGATTTTAATGAGAAATGGGCAGGGCGAAAGTTGCGAGGATTTGCCGAAGCGCATGAAGCCCTTCAACGAATGTTTGAAGAACGTTACAATTAA
- a CDS encoding Cna B-type domain-containing protein has translation MNKTKKILPLFLMCLILSLIIFPSKILASSEFDANKDVEFTIDYQNEGKRLSNAEFDIYKVADVDKDLNIKLTEEFSKYPVDLTKLNQDGWNDYALTLKGYVQSDGVKPLQTGITDAKGIYKTKLKAGLYLVIGKNLTLDNYIYESSPFLVLLPNVEKETGTWNYDVISKPKTTRNEKIIKEVSKKVIKIWKDKGFENLRPKEIEIELLGNGKLRETIVLSEKNNWQHTWHKLDESVNWTLVEKGVDKGKYKVSISEEGDTFIVENTYIPPKRPPKEPPKKTKEPLPQTGQLWWPVYTLVGLGSVMIVLGFIQNRRKKDDV, from the coding sequence ATGAATAAAACTAAAAAAATCCTACCATTATTTCTTATGTGCTTAATATTAAGTCTTATTATATTTCCTTCAAAGATTTTAGCAAGTAGTGAGTTTGATGCAAACAAAGACGTTGAGTTTACTATCGACTATCAGAATGAAGGTAAAAGATTATCTAATGCGGAATTTGACATATATAAAGTGGCGGATGTTGATAAAGATTTAAACATTAAACTTACAGAGGAATTTAGTAAATATCCTGTGGATTTAACAAAATTAAATCAAGATGGTTGGAACGATTATGCTCTGACTCTTAAGGGATATGTACAAAGTGACGGGGTAAAACCCTTACAGACAGGAATAACTGATGCCAAAGGAATTTACAAAACAAAACTAAAAGCAGGCTTGTATCTTGTTATCGGTAAAAATCTAACTTTGGATAATTATATATATGAGTCTAGTCCTTTTCTAGTATTACTACCTAATGTCGAAAAAGAAACAGGAACATGGAATTATGATGTTATCTCAAAGCCAAAGACAACAAGAAATGAAAAAATCATAAAGGAAGTATCTAAAAAAGTCATTAAGATTTGGAAAGATAAAGGATTTGAAAACTTACGTCCTAAAGAAATAGAGATTGAACTATTAGGAAACGGGAAGCTAAGAGAGACCATAGTTTTAAGTGAAAAAAATAATTGGCAACACACATGGCATAAATTAGACGAAAGTGTTAATTGGACATTGGTAGAAAAAGGCGTGGATAAAGGAAAATATAAAGTATCTATAAGTGAAGAGGGGGATACTTTTATAGTTGAAAATACCTATATACCACCTAAAAGACCACCAAAAGAACCACCCAAAAAAACAAAAGAACCCTTGCCACAAACGGGTCAGTTATGGTGGCCGGTGTATACACTAGTTGGTCTCGGCTCAGTCATGATTGTGTTAGGCTTTATTCAAAATAGAAGAAAGAAGGATGATGTATAA
- a CDS encoding class C sortase produces the protein MKKSKSIFFRVLLLIGCSIFFYPTISDYVNSITQSRVIVEYQEALSQLEGMEIEKIKEKADKYNQNLLKIEHPLSNPLSLKGYKENLDPFKNGMMGTVIIDKINVNLPIYHGVNEGVLQVGVGHLPGSSLPVGGKGTHAVITTHSGLPSAKLFTDLNKLKIGDEFTLSVLGDNLTYKINQIITVLPKEVEALKIEEDKDYVTMVTCTPYGINTHRLLVRGERVIKDTNHKEAKTLEKAEKSIKTHLIKMIFFLIVFLIILFTIIKDLISLIINRKKHKNQDKN, from the coding sequence ATGAAAAAAAGCAAATCAATTTTTTTTCGCGTTCTTTTATTAATAGGTTGTAGTATTTTCTTCTACCCTACTATTAGTGATTATGTCAATAGCATCACTCAATCCAGAGTGATTGTTGAATACCAAGAAGCACTAAGTCAGCTCGAAGGGATGGAGATAGAGAAAATAAAAGAAAAGGCGGATAAGTACAATCAAAATTTATTAAAGATAGAACATCCCTTATCCAACCCTCTTTCACTCAAAGGATATAAAGAAAACCTGGATCCTTTTAAAAACGGAATGATGGGAACGGTAATCATAGACAAAATAAATGTCAACTTACCTATTTACCATGGTGTCAACGAGGGGGTACTCCAAGTAGGAGTTGGACACCTTCCGGGATCTTCTTTACCGGTAGGAGGCAAAGGCACACATGCTGTAATTACAACTCATAGTGGACTGCCATCGGCTAAATTATTTACTGATTTAAATAAACTGAAAATAGGTGATGAATTTACCTTATCTGTCTTAGGGGATAATTTAACCTATAAAATAAATCAAATTATTACTGTTTTACCAAAAGAAGTAGAAGCCTTAAAAATTGAAGAAGATAAGGACTATGTAACTATGGTTACATGCACACCCTATGGAATAAATACTCATAGGCTTTTAGTAAGAGGAGAAAGAGTAATAAAAGATACAAATCATAAAGAAGCAAAAACTCTTGAAAAAGCAGAAAAAAGTATAAAAACACATCTAATTAAGATGATATTTTTCTTGATTGTATTCCTTATTATTCTATTTACTATTATAAAAGATTTAATATCTTTGATAATAAATAGGAAAAAGCATAAAAACCAAGATAAAAATTAA
- a CDS encoding SpaH/EbpB family LPXTG-anchored major pilin: MTKKIKSLLGIMMALAMILSAGFGSSKVLAAGGNGEIEVTGTTQGKSYSIYKIFDLTQSGENVSYTIAKEWEDFFTNGAGKEYIADKNNEQGNLNPIVVSGAVKYINITNENIADFAKAALGELNKESIKKTQTKKALGDSVTFSGLELGYYLVHPEGATDKADGQNSIVSLTSTTPKAEVKVKATYPTVEKKVDKPTADIGQELTYTLTSKVPDTTGYSKYTFKMKDTLSKGLTFISKPEEVTVTIGSDPIEEHVTKKINGQVLEVSFDMLQLQDKVGQTITITYKAKLNKDAVITDKANPNEVTLEYSNDPKDPESTDTTKDNEKVFTAKVIVNKVDGKDQKALEGAKFKLKNDQGKYYKVDESTKEVTWVDKEEATEVETKIGTDGKATASFEGLAAGTYYLVETKAPEGYNLLTEEKVVEIKVTKENETVTAIIDGQATVENNSGVELPGVGGMGTTLFTILGGGVILIALFGLAKGKVKKGKELKI; the protein is encoded by the coding sequence ATGACAAAAAAAATTAAAAGTTTACTAGGTATAATGATGGCACTAGCAATGATTCTATCAGCAGGCTTTGGAAGTTCAAAGGTATTAGCTGCTGGAGGTAATGGAGAAATTGAAGTAACAGGAACAACACAAGGTAAGAGTTATTCAATATATAAGATTTTTGACTTAACTCAAAGTGGAGAAAATGTTTCGTATACTATTGCAAAAGAATGGGAAGACTTTTTCACTAATGGTGCAGGTAAAGAATATATCGCTGATAAAAATAATGAACAAGGAAACCTAAATCCAATAGTAGTAAGCGGTGCTGTTAAGTATATAAATATAACCAACGAAAATATTGCTGACTTTGCAAAAGCTGCATTGGGTGAATTAAATAAGGAAAGTATAAAGAAAACTCAGACAAAAAAAGCATTAGGAGACTCGGTGACTTTTAGTGGATTAGAACTTGGTTACTATTTAGTACATCCAGAAGGAGCTACAGATAAAGCAGATGGCCAAAATTCAATTGTGTCTTTAACTTCAACAACTCCAAAAGCAGAAGTTAAAGTGAAAGCAACATATCCAACTGTAGAAAAGAAAGTGGATAAGCCAACAGCTGACATTGGACAAGAACTTACTTATACATTAACAAGTAAAGTTCCTGACACTACAGGATATAGTAAGTATACCTTTAAAATGAAAGATACATTATCAAAAGGGCTAACTTTTATTTCTAAACCTGAGGAAGTAACAGTAACAATTGGTAGTGACCCTATTGAAGAACATGTAACAAAAAAAATAAATGGGCAAGTCTTAGAAGTATCTTTTGATATGTTACAACTACAAGATAAAGTAGGTCAAACAATTACGATAACATATAAGGCAAAACTAAATAAAGATGCAGTGATTACAGATAAAGCTAATCCAAACGAAGTTACTCTTGAATATAGTAACGATCCAAAAGATCCTGAATCAACAGATACAACAAAAGATAATGAAAAAGTGTTTACAGCTAAAGTTATAGTAAATAAAGTTGATGGAAAAGACCAAAAAGCTTTAGAGGGTGCAAAATTCAAGTTAAAAAATGACCAAGGTAAATATTATAAAGTTGATGAGTCAACTAAAGAAGTAACTTGGGTTGACAAAGAAGAAGCAACAGAAGTTGAAACAAAAATCGGAACTGATGGAAAAGCAACTGCTTCTTTTGAAGGTTTAGCTGCTGGAACATATTATTTGGTAGAAACTAAAGCACCAGAAGGATATAACCTATTAACAGAAGAAAAAGTAGTAGAAATTAAAGTGACTAAAGAAAATGAAACTGTTACTGCTATTATAGATGGTCAAGCAACAGTTGAAAATAATTCAGGTGTAGAACTTCCAGGAGTTGGTGGTATGGGTACAACCCTATTTACAATTTTAGGTGGAGGAGTTATCTTAATCGCTCTATTTGGTCTTGCAAAAGGAAAAGTAAAAAAAGGAAAGGAGCTAAAAATTTGA
- a CDS encoding IS982 family transposase: MQEHFHFTTDQAKIQKQYAAIFFFVSAQLPSIQMYLQRRNRHLVKQEDAVIIAIHLLGKLLGFSSERAWHRFVTGNLFTDGHFLERSRYNRRCRALRFAIKWIRHELAKRGQHHAYAVVDSMPLELCHAARMYRVKRFQGIADIGLCASKQQWYYGFKLHLQVTDQGLPMGYVVTEASCHDRTAAETVMTQIPHPFNLGDKGFISSELQKKLYEAYQIAFWTPSRKNQKHRPSESWEKWLKQKRKVIETVFSVLVDQYRITDIRANSIAGFEVALDGILLVYSLVTLGLVER, encoded by the coding sequence ATGCAAGAGCACTTTCATTTTACTACAGATCAAGCAAAGATTCAAAAACAATATGCAGCCATTTTTTTCTTTGTTTCTGCTCAACTGCCATCGATTCAAATGTATTTGCAACGTCGCAATCGTCATTTGGTGAAACAAGAAGATGCGGTAATCATTGCTATTCATCTTTTAGGGAAGCTGCTTGGCTTCTCTTCCGAACGTGCATGGCATCGCTTTGTGACTGGGAACTTGTTTACGGATGGACATTTTCTCGAACGTTCTCGCTACAATCGTCGTTGTCGAGCGCTACGCTTTGCGATCAAATGGATTCGCCATGAGCTAGCCAAACGTGGGCAGCACCACGCCTATGCAGTCGTAGATAGTATGCCACTCGAGTTGTGCCATGCCGCAAGAATGTACCGTGTCAAACGATTCCAAGGGATCGCGGACATCGGGCTTTGTGCGTCGAAACAGCAGTGGTACTATGGGTTTAAGCTTCATCTTCAAGTGACCGACCAAGGACTGCCCATGGGATACGTGGTAACGGAGGCGTCCTGTCACGATCGAACCGCAGCGGAAACCGTCATGACCCAAATTCCTCATCCTTTTAATTTGGGTGATAAAGGATTTATCAGTAGCGAATTGCAAAAAAAGTTGTATGAAGCGTACCAAATCGCTTTTTGGACTCCATCTCGCAAAAATCAGAAACACCGCCCATCTGAATCATGGGAGAAATGGCTCAAACAAAAACGGAAAGTCATTGAAACGGTGTTCTCTGTCCTCGTTGACCAGTATCGTATCACAGACATTCGTGCGAATTCGATTGCGGGATTTGAAGTAGCACTAGATGGCATATTGTTGGTGTATTCACTTGTAACACTTGGGCTAGTTGAGCGCTAG
- a CDS encoding IS4 family transposase: MDKFTRKTSFEQWFSPINRPLFDDLVKTHQLNHYTKKLYMASFMKLLLYAQLHETESLRALSDAVFLEELQRATGLESISFSQLGRRINTIPTEFFQTIFLDLVAQIHRKTNFQTRRKVTTPLKIIDSSTLPLNLTNHKWAEFRKTKSGVKLHLRLVFMEKGLSYPDKAVLTNANEHDRGQLEVFVDDKECMYVFDRGYLDYRRFDQMTEDGYFFVTRLRKNAVVRVLESFSLPEDSPVFSDEMVVIGTPQNRSENVFRLLKLQDTKGNKLHLLTNRFDIDADEIAEIYQSRWAIELFFKWMKQHLNIKKFFGHSEQAVHNQVYVAMIVYCLNVLAQLNTNSERSYLQISRYLKASLWKSAHIWLRKIEGNSVP, encoded by the coding sequence ATGGATAAGTTTACACGAAAAACATCATTTGAACAATGGTTTTCACCGATTAATCGTCCATTATTTGACGACCTAGTGAAAACACATCAATTAAATCACTATACCAAGAAACTTTATATGGCTTCATTTATGAAACTGCTTTTGTATGCCCAACTCCATGAAACCGAGAGTTTACGGGCGTTGAGTGACGCTGTCTTTTTAGAAGAATTACAACGAGCAACGGGATTGGAATCGATTAGTTTTTCACAGTTAGGGAGACGAATCAATACCATCCCAACTGAGTTCTTTCAAACGATTTTTCTCGATTTAGTGGCACAAATTCATCGGAAAACCAATTTCCAAACAAGAAGAAAAGTGACAACGCCTTTGAAAATCATTGATTCGAGTACATTACCGCTTAATTTGACCAATCATAAGTGGGCAGAGTTTCGAAAGACAAAATCAGGAGTAAAGCTTCACTTACGACTTGTTTTTATGGAAAAAGGACTCTCCTATCCAGATAAAGCCGTACTCACGAATGCCAACGAACATGATCGTGGTCAACTAGAAGTATTCGTGGATGACAAAGAATGCATGTACGTGTTTGATCGTGGTTACTTGGATTATAGGCGCTTTGATCAAATGACGGAAGATGGCTATTTCTTTGTGACCCGTTTGCGTAAAAACGCTGTTGTCCGAGTGTTAGAATCCTTTTCGTTACCAGAAGATTCACCCGTATTCTCTGATGAAATGGTTGTCATTGGAACACCACAAAATCGTTCTGAAAACGTGTTTCGCTTACTCAAATTGCAAGATACAAAAGGAAATAAGCTTCATTTACTGACAAATCGGTTTGACATTGACGCAGATGAAATTGCAGAAATCTACCAATCACGTTGGGCAATCGAACTTTTTTTCAAATGGATGAAACAACATCTGAACATTAAAAAGTTTTTTGGTCACAGTGAACAAGCTGTACATAATCAAGTGTACGTAGCCATGATAGTGTACTGTCTGAATGTTTTAGCTCAGTTGAACACGAATAGCGAACGCAGTTACTTACAAATTAGTCGCTATTTGAAGGCTTCTTTGTGGAAATCCGCTCACATTTGGTTACGAAAAATCGAAGGAAACAGCGTCCCATAA